The sequence TGAACTAGCATTCTAAGCCATGTGATATCAATAAACTTTTCAGCTATTAAAAGCAAGGCTACTGCAAAAACGGTACCTATTAAAATCGATGGTCCTCCTTCTTTATGAAACATAATATAAAATTTGATAAAATAAAAATATAATTGGTGCTACAAATATAACACTATCTAAGCGATCTAAGATGCCTCCGTGTCCGGGCATTATTGAGCCACTGTCTTTTACGCCAGCAATTCGTTTAAACTTGGATTCAATCAAATCTCCAATTGTACCAAAAATGCTCACAATTACAGCGATTATGGTCCAAATTAAAATTGATTTGCTGCTAAATTCTGGATTCGGCTGAATGTACAATTTTGATATTAAAAAACCTGCAAAAGCGGCAAAAACGGCACCACCCAAAAATCCTTCAACGGTTTTTTTAGGAGAAACTCTTTCAAACAATTTGTGTTTTCCCATTGATTTTCCAACCAAATAAGCAAAAGTATCATTGGTCCAAATCAAAATGAATAAGCCTAAAATGATTTTTGGGTTATAATCATTGGTTCCAAAAGAGATTTTGACGATAAAAATAAAAGGAAGTGTAATGTATCCTAATAA comes from Flavobacterium sp. KACC 22761 and encodes:
- a CDS encoding phosphatidate cytidylyltransferase, whose product is MNETLKRTISGAVYIALLLTSILFSTESFIILFGVFLIITIYEFSNLVNLNKIFSIVFGTLIYASVLLISHYNKEITLFLNDALRSNLDLNINIKQLDLILLAVTIVVSIKCILFLFYDSVQKISTSSKYLYLLGYITLPFIFIVKISFGTNDYNPKIILGLFILIWTNDTFAYLVGKSMGKHKLFERVSPKKTVEGFLGGAVFAAFAGFLISKLYIQPNPEFSSKSILIWTIIAVIVSIFGTIGDLIESKFKRIAGVKDSGSIMPGHGGILDRLDSVIFVAPIIFLFYQILYYVS